Genomic DNA from Sphingobium sp. V4:
ATGGCAGCGTGCCAATATCCGGTAATGATGTCGAAGCCATACGCGTCCGGCTTGACGAGTTGACGGCGCGATGGGCGGCGCTTGCGGTGAACGAAGGGCTCTCCTTGCGCTTCTGATGCGCGCCCCCATGCACGGGGAACGACCAGCGCGCGTCCGACGCCCCGCTTATTCCGCCTCTTCGACCGGCGCGCCGGGGCCGTTCTTCAGGATGGAATCGATCGCGTTCTTCGCGCCAGCCTTGGAACTGTAGCCTTCGGTCCAGAAGATGACCTCGGCATTATATTTGAACTTGGCGACGAACTCGCCGGCCTTGTTCTTCTCGATCACGAACTTGTGGGCCATGTCCATTCTCCCGGCTTGTTGCGCTACCGAAACCGACCCGGACCATAGGCAGCCGCGTCAATGCTGGCAACCGCTTCCGG
This window encodes:
- a CDS encoding DUF1508 domain-containing protein, whose protein sequence is MAHKFVIEKNKAGEFVAKFKYNAEVIFWTEGYSSKAGAKNAIDSILKNGPGAPVEEAE